Genomic segment of Peribacillus frigoritolerans:
AAAGGTTGTTTAAACAATGTTGAATGTGCAGATATAGATGTAAAGTTTGTTTCATGCACACTTTCAATTTCCCTTGCTTGGAACATATCTAACAGGTCTTCAGTTTTAGAGTTTAAAACCGAATCCATATTATCATTGATAGACCCTTTAATACAAGAAAAAATTGAAGGAGTTCCTATAAATAGGTCATTCACCCTGTTTCGGAACGTAGCGGTAAAAAATTCCTTATTGGCTTTCTTCCACTTTTTCCCCTTCACTTCGTAAATAACATAGGTAACTTTATCAAATTTCTCTTCCGTTGTCATTATTTTGATAGACTCGGTCAGACCTGAATCGACATTGTGAGTTAACGCCTCAGCCTTCCAGCCGGAAGCATCATCTTTCCGGTGCCATTGAAATTGAGGATATTTTCGTTTTAAAGCTGTAACTTCGCTTTCAAACTCTTGTTTAGTTGTAATCTCTTTATTTATTTCTCTAGTGAGTACAGACCAATCCCCTATGTCTAAATCTTTATCTTTTTGTAACAGTCCCACCATTTTAACTATATCTGGTTTACTTTCTGCCACAATCGTACTATTCCCAATTAAAATCACCATCAAACCGAGAAATACTATGTATGTTAACATTTTTTTGTTTAAATTAAACATGTTAAATCCCTCCCCTTTTACACATTCTTTCCAGAAGGAGAGAGATCATACTTCGAGTTTTCCGACAATTGGTGACAACTTCCCCTTAAACTGGCAGGAAGCAAATGTGAATACAAGAGTAGAATCATATTTTACTATAAGAAAATTCTTACAGCATATCAGTCATTACTAAACATATACGGAAGTTGATTTGCAAATCCCAGGTAGTCGAGGAAGAAATTACTTACAACTGAACCGATGGCAACCGTTAATAAAATATATAAAACCCTGGCCTTGATGACAGAATTGGATCTTAATATTTTATCAAAATGTAATGCCTGGAGAGCCCACCAGGTAACTGCGATGAAAAACAAGTGTGCAATTATTCCTGTTAAAGCCTGCTGTCCCATTGCTGAAAACATGTACATACCTCCTAACAGACACCCGAATTCTATTCTAACACAAAACCCCTTCATATTTGGAATTTAAAAGGAAGAATTGCAAAATATCTTTTTAAAACTGTAAATAGAGGCTTGATCCAATGGAACAAGCCTCTGATACAGGCATTATATCATTTACTTGAAATAAAGTCTGTAAATTCGCCAAATTGATCATGAATAAAATCAAAGGCAATATTTGGAGCCAACCCGAAAAGTATGGTGCCTATTACGCAAATGATCAACACAATGTAAAGACCCGGACGGAATTTAATGACCTTCTCTGAATGGATGGGTCGGAAAAAGACCTGAACCAATAATCCGAAATAATACACATAGGATACAATGGTACCTGCAATCATGATTCCCGCAAGGACAAAATGTCCAGGCTCCGTTATGAATGTTCCAAGAAAAATATTAAGTTTGCCAATGAAACCTGTCGTTCCGGGGATTCCAGCAAGCGACAGGATAAATACGGTGAATGCCATGGCAAGATAAGGTGATTTCCTCCCCAGTCCTGCAAGAATGCTAATATCTTCTGACCCACTTTGGCTGGATAGCAGCTGAATGACTGCGAATACACCGATATTCATTAATACATAAGCCATTAGGTAAAACCAGACAGTATCCAGGAGAAAATATCCCCCGCCCAATGTAGCCACCGCTACAAGCAGGTAACCCGCATGGGCAATGCTTGAATAAGCGAATAATCGTTTTAAATTTTGCTGCCTTAACGCAACCACATTTCCAATGATGATCGTCAGGCCCGCCAACGAAGCTATATAGATATTATTTTTTTCCAAAAAGTCGAGCGCTCCGAACGTATCACCGGAAGCTGTTAGGAACAACGAGAGAAAAATGCGCAGGATGATGACGAAACCCGCCATTTTCGAAAT
This window contains:
- a CDS encoding DUF1146 family protein; amino-acid sequence: MFSAMGQQALTGIIAHLFFIAVTWWALQALHFDKILRSNSVIKARVLYILLTVAIGSVVSNFFLDYLGFANQLPYMFSND
- the nuoN gene encoding NADH-quinone oxidoreductase subunit NuoN: MDWNTMLSYDWGAMMPEFIILGTTMILSILDLFWPKHFNRRKLAWLALTGIILACLSLISLLSFETVSILSDTFRLDSFAKAFKLLLLFGAALIILLAEGYEPQEGLREHRGEFYYLFLTALLGAMVMSSSGDLITLFVGLELLSLSSYILVGMRKHDRKSNEASMKYVINGGISTAITLFGMSYLYGVTGSVNLGEMSRTMAAMTDGQLQYIMGLAFFMVFVGVAFKIAAAPFHMWAPDVYEGAPTPVAAFLSVISKMAGFVIILRIFLSLFLTASGDTFGALDFLEKNNIYIASLAGLTIIIGNVVALRQQNLKRLFAYSSIAHAGYLLVAVATLGGGYFLLDTVWFYLMAYVLMNIGVFAVIQLLSSQSGSEDISILAGLGRKSPYLAMAFTVFILSLAGIPGTTGFIGKLNIFLGTFITEPGHFVLAGIMIAGTIVSYVYYFGLLVQVFFRPIHSEKVIKFRPGLYIVLIICVIGTILFGLAPNIAFDFIHDQFGEFTDFISSK
- a CDS encoding YwmB family TATA-box binding protein translates to MFNLNKKMLTYIVFLGLMVILIGNSTIVAESKPDIVKMVGLLQKDKDLDIGDWSVLTREINKEITTKQEFESEVTALKRKYPQFQWHRKDDASGWKAEALTHNVDSGLTESIKIMTTEEKFDKVTYVIYEVKGKKWKKANKEFFTATFRNRVNDLFIGTPSIFSCIKGSINDNMDSVLNSKTEDLLDMFQAREIESVHETNFTSISAHSTLFKQPLTKEKLNLQFGLRTEGLGDRTNFVVGTPIITFEY